A stretch of Procambarus clarkii isolate CNS0578487 chromosome 20, FALCON_Pclarkii_2.0, whole genome shotgun sequence DNA encodes these proteins:
- the LOC138366834 gene encoding activity-dependent neuroprotector homeobox protein 2-like — protein MQSGVLQSGVLLQSAVLLQSGVLLQSGVLLQSGVLLQSGVLQSGVLLQSGVLLQSGVLLQSGVLQSGVLLQSGVLLQSGALLQSGVLQSGVLLQSGVLLQSGVLQSGVLLQSGVLLQSGALLQSGVLQSGVLLQSAVLLQSGVLLQSGVLLQSGVLLQSGVLLQSGVLLQSGVLL, from the coding sequence atgcAGTCTGGTGTTCTGCAGTCTGGTGTTCTCCTGCAGTCCGCTGTTCTCCTGCAGTCTGGTGTTCTCCTGCAGTCTGGTGTTCTCCTGCAGTCTGGTGTTCTCCTGCAGTCCGGTGTTCTGCAGTCTGGTGTTCTCCTGCAGTCCGGTGTTCTCCTGCAGTCTGGTGTTCTCCTGCAGTCTGGTGTTCTACAGTCCGGTGTTCTCCTGCAGTCTGGTGTTCTCCTGCAGTCCGGTGCTCTCCTGCAGTCTGGTGTTCTGCAGTCTGGTGTTCTCCTGCAGTCCGGTGTTCTCCTGCAGTCTGGTGTTCTACAGTCCGGTGTTCTCCTGCAGTCTGGTGTTCTCCTGCAGTCCGGTGCTCTCCTGCAGTCTGGTGTTCTGCAGTCTGGTGTTCTCCTGCAGTCCGCTGTTCTCCTGCAGTCTGGTGTTCTCCTGCAGTCCGGTGTTCTCCTGCAGTCCGGTGTTCTCCTGCAGTCCGGTGTTCTCCTGCAGTCCGGTGTTCTCCTGCAGTCCGGTGTTCTCCTGTAG